One window of Trichoderma breve strain T069 chromosome 3, whole genome shotgun sequence genomic DNA carries:
- a CDS encoding glutamate-cysteine ligase domain-containing protein translates to MGLLALGTALEWPEAKLRANQVREWGIKQLLEIWNKAKGKERDALLWGDEVEYLVVTYAEDEPKVLLSLRQAEILTALAADKELAEAGCVPALQDELPASKPTGKQSKPSKVTLPVFHPEFGRFMLEATPGKPWGIGLKELLGVEPDMKLRRKIAKEHMLSTEYPITLTTFPQIGVPGQFTYPFYPPSGPKLRSQFVPDEIANPHIRFPTLAANIRSRRTRKVQVNVPIFHDKNTPNPWKDPTVNYDLHNWPEDDDVRNGAAPDNFIHMDAMAFGMGSCCLQITFQAKNIVEGRELYDQLSPLGPIMLALTAATPVYKGFLAGTDVRWNQISRAVDCRTPEELGEKPLKNDRWRIPKSRYASNSTYISTNPRLRPEYLDPDLVIDPEIKAKLIEGGMDDRLATHFAHLFIRDPIVIFEEDLQELDLTKTDHFENIQSTNWQHMRFKPPPADNNIGWRVEFRSMEIQVTDFENAAFSVFMVLVTRAILSFDLNFYIPIKKVDENMERAHSIDAVLKDKFYFRKNPFPPRPSRANTAFGDDSRPGSAMPSRPGSPGSLPVEEEYEEMTINEIINGSVDGDFPGLIPIVESYLDSVNVDVQTRCELATYLSLISKRASGELDTAARWIRNFIDAHPNYKHDSVVDDTITHDLIGSVVAIGERESEGRGFAGLDIPGFSKFLGKFRSTGRAVSGQAENAPEAGLGSRKRKSEWIDGTTAEVGA, encoded by the exons ATGGGTCTCCT AGCCCTTGGAACGGCACTAGAGTGGCCAGAGGCCAAGCTGCGCGCAAACCAAGTGAGAGAATGGGGCATCAAG CAACTACTTGAGATCTggaacaaggccaagggcaaagaaCGTGATGCCTTGCTATGGGGAGATGAG GTCGAGTATCTCGTTGTGACGTACGCAGAGGATGAGCCAAAGGTGCTTCTGTCCCTTAGACAAGCTGAAATTCTCACGGCCCTTGCAGCCGATAAAGAGCTTGCAGAGGCGGGCTGTGTACCTGCCCTTCAAGACGAGCTGCCTGCCTCAAAGCCTACCGGGAAGCAAAG CAAACCCTCCAAAGTAACACTTCCTGTCTTCCACCCAGAGTTTGGCCGCTTCATGCTTGAGGCCACGCCAGGAAAGCCGTGGGGTATTGGTTTAAAGGAGCTACTCGGCGTTGAGCCTGATATGAAGCTCCGGCGAAAGATTGCCAAGGAGCATATGCTTTCCACCGAGTACCCCATTACTCTGACGACTTTTCCCCAGATCGGAGTTCCGGGCCAATTCACTTACCCGTTTTACCCTCCCTCCGGACCCAAGCTGCGGTCACAGTTTGTGCCCGACGAAATCGCCAATCCCCATATCCGCTTCCCGACGCTGGCCGCTAATATTCGCTCCCGAAGGACTCGCAAAGTGCAAGTCAATGTCCCCATTTTCCATGACAAGAACACTCCAAACCCCTGGAAGGACCCCACCGTCAACTATGACCTACACAACTGGcccgaagacgatgatgtaCGCAATGGAGCCGCCCCAGACAACTTCATCCACATGGACGCAATGGCTTTTGGAATGGGAAGCTGCTGTCTTCAAATAACTTTCCAGGCCAAGAACATTGTCGAAGGTCGGGAGCTGTACGATCAGTTGAGCCCTCTAGGCCCCATCATGCTGGCTTTGACTGCAGCAACACCTGTGTATAAAGGCTTCTTGGCAGGCACTGATGTGCGGTGGAATCAGATCAGTCGTGCAGTCGATTGCAGAACACCAGAGGAGCTTGGTGAAAAG CCCCTGAAAAATGATCGCTGGAGGATCCCCAAGTCCCGATATGCCTCCAATTCAACGTACATCTCGACAAATCCTCGACTCCGACCAGAGTACTTGGATCCCGATCTGGTCATTGATCctgagatcaaggccaagttgATTGAAGGAGGCATGGATGATCGTCTGGCCACCCATTTTGCTCATCTCTTCATTCGAGACCCCATTGTCATCTTTGAGGAAGACCTCCAAGAGCTTGACTTGACAAAGACTGACCACTTCGAAAACATCCAGTCGACTAACTGGCAGCACATGCGGTTCAAGCCTCCGCCAGCTGACAACAACATTGGATGGAGAGTCGAGTTCCGGTCGATGGAGATTCAGGTTACTGATTTTGAAAACGCAGCCTTCTCTGTCTTCATGGTTCTGGTTACGAGGGCTATCCTCTCATTTGACCTCAACTTTTATATCCCCATCAAGAAGGTGGATGAAAACATGGAGCGTGCTCACAGCATAGATGCTGTTCTCAAAGACAAGTTCTATTTCCGCAAGAATCCATTCCCACCTCGACCATCACGCGCGAATACTGCCTTTGGAGATGATAGTCGGCCAGGCTCCGCGATGCCCAGTCGACCCGGCTCACCTGGAAGCCTTCCTGTAGAGGAAGAGTACGAAGAGATGACGATTAACGAGATTATCAACGGTTCTGTCGACGGGGACTTCCCAGGATTGATTCCCATCGTCGAAAGCTACCTTGATAGCGTCAACGTGGATGTGCAAACCCGATGTGAGCTTGCAACatatctctctctcattAGCAAGCGAGCAAGCGGCGAGCTCGATACTGCCGCGCGATGGATCCGCAACTTTATCGACGCCCATCCCAACTATAAGCATGATAGCGTCGTTGATGATACCATTACCCATGACCTCATTGGATCTGTCGTGGCTATTGGCGAGCGGGAAAGCGAGGGCAGAGGCTTTGCTGGATTGGACATTCCCGGATTTTCCAAATTCCTGGGCAAATTCAGAAGCACTGGGCGGGCAGTGAGCGGGCAGGCTGAGAATGCACCCGAGGCCGGACTTGGGTCGCGGAAACGAAAGAGCGAATGGATAGACGGAACAACAGCTGAAGTCGGAGCATAA
- a CDS encoding cAMP-regulated phosphoprotein/endosulfine conserved region domain-containing protein: MNPHQKNKVDINSLSPDEQRLFRLYGKLPSRSDHFAKHLKDRKYFDSGDYAMSKAGKGDGVDAGAVGSQHPVPENIPHLTSPTNGGPNAPGHTHRGSIPGIQAGSPVKEGSFLNRETSAEGQVTLSGDEKKDQDQPAEGVEAKPVVTSLTSAPIAAGEAMPLRQ, translated from the exons ATGAACCCTCAccagaagaacaaggtcgACATCAAT TCGCTCTCGCCGGATGAGCAGCGTCTCTTCCGCCTCTACGGCAAGCTGCCCTCCCGATCCGACCACTTCGCCAAGCACCTCAAGGACCGCAAATACTTCGACTCGGGCGACTATGCCATGTCCAAGGCTGGCAAGGGCGACGGCGTGGACGCTGGCGCCGTAGGCTCGCAGCACCCCGTCCCCGAGAACATCCCCCACCTGACATCTCCCACCAACGGCGGCCCCAACGCCCCCGGACACACTCACCGCGGCTCAATCCCAGGCATCCAGGCTGGCAGCCCCGTCAAGGAGGGCAGCTTCTTGAACAGAGAGACGTCGGCCGAGGGCCAGGTAACGCTGAGCGgtgacgagaagaaggatcaGGACCAGCCAGCCGAGGGCGTCGAGGCCAAGCCCGTCGTCACCAGCCTTACCTCAGCGCccattgctgctggagaGGCCATGCCCCTTCGGCAATAA
- a CDS encoding tubulin/FtsZ family, GTPase domain-containing protein, whose product MPREIITIQAGQCGNSIGSQFWQQLCQEHGISQDGNLEDFATEGGDRKDVFYYQSDDTRYIPRAILIDLEPRVLNSIQTGPYRNIYNPENFYVGKNGMGAANNWGDGYQSGEAVYEDVMEMIDREADGSDSLEGFMMLHSIAGGTGSGLGSFLLERLNDRFPKKIIQTYSVFPNTTNAPDVVVHPYNSILSMRRLTQNADSVVVLDNGALSHIAADRLHVQEPSFQQTNQLVATVMSASTTTLRYPGYMHNDLVSILASLIPTPRCHFLMTAYTPFTGDQVEQAKTVRKTTVLDVMRRLLQPKNRMVSTVPGKKSCYISILNVIQGEVDPTDVHKSLLRIRERKLATFIPWGPASIQVALTKRSPYMPMSHRVSGLMLANHTSIATLFKRILKQYDGMRKRNAFIEGYKKTAPFSENLDEFDEARQVVSDLIQEYEAAEDADYLNPDNGEKATSAETDRRMA is encoded by the exons ATGCCACG CGagatcatcaccatccaggCTGGACAATGCGGCAACAGCA TTGGAAGTCAGTTCTGGCAGCAGCTTTGCCAGGAGCATGGAATTAGCCAGGATGGCAACCTGGAGGACTTTGCGACGGAGGGCGGCGATCGCAAGGATGTGTTTTACTACCAGAGCGACGATACGCGATACATTCCCAGGGCGATTCTGATTGATTTGGAACCCCGA GTGTTGAACAGCATCCAGACGGGCCCGTACCGAAACATTTACAACCCAGAAAACTTTTACGTGGGGAAGAATGGAATGGGTGCAGCGAATAACTGGGGTGATGGATATCAGAGCGGTGAGGCGGTTTACGAGGAtgtcatggagatgattgacCGAGAGGCCGATGGCAGTGATTCGCTGGAG GGCTTCATGATGCTGCACTCGATTGCCGGAGGTACTGGCTCAGGTCTGGGGTCGTTCCTCCTTGAGCGGCTCAACGATCGGTTTCCCAAGAAGATTATACAGACATATTCTGTCTTTCCCAACACAACAAACGCCCCAGATGTCGTGGTGCACCCTTATAACAGCATTCTGTCCATGCGGAGGCTGACGCAGAACGCCGACTCGGTTGTTGTCCTCGACAACGGTGCGCTGTCACACATTGCAGCGGACAGACTGCACGTTCAAGAGCCTTCGTTTCAGCAGACAAACCAGCTG GTCGCAACTGTCATGTCTGCAAGTACTACTACTCTTCGTTACCCTGGGTACATGCACAACGATCTTGTTAGCATTTTAGCCTCGTTGATACCGACGCCACGATGCCACTTCCTTATGACAGCCTACACACCATTCACCGGTGACCAGGTGGAGCAGGCCAAGACAGTCCGCAAGACGACGGTTCTAGACGTGATGAGGCGACTGCTACAGCCAAAGAACCGCATGGTGTCAACGGTGCCGGGCAAGAAGAGCTGTTACATTTCCATCTTGAACGTTATCCAGGGAGAGGTTGATCCGACAGATGTGCACAAGAGTTTGCTGCGTATCAGAGAGCGAAAGCTGGCCACATTCATCCCGTGGGGGCCTGCCAGTATCCAGGTGGCACTGACGAAGAGGAGTCCATATATGCCCATGAGCCATCGCGTGAGCGGGTTGATGCTGGCAAATCACACGAGCATTGCTACG CTTTTCAAGAGAATATTAAAACAGTACGACGGCATGCGCAAGCGCAATGCCTTTATCGAGGGCtacaagaagacggcgcccTTTTCGGAAAACTTGGACGAATTCGACGAGGCAAGGCAAGTAGTATCTGACCTGATACAGGAGtacgaggctgcagaggacGCAGACTACTTGAACCCGGACAATGGCGAAAAGGCCACGTCTGCCGAGACGGATAGGCGGATGGCATGA
- a CDS encoding ranBP1 domain-containing protein: MVTFALPGEYDGADVANGTPKSRPPLPFAKRTYVATPYANKRLSTSAASSRKLLITRDETMSQDPVSSSRNNLFRATAVESPPTSTTFSPTNLPQSTMKKVFAPGVTPMSNRVYRENTARATPRGLAANSSDKELFNMRISSPPPELTGEVLANKVPKDWNSKGSIYADQFLAHLCPPNLDDEQRRQFFCILDLRRLKYAANEIFTKKSWKLNIMNFAKEFEKSRSIILLRYGLYEFQSVKPSKEVLKRWRREHGLPDPVEEADEEAAEALDGTPSKPATAKKRKADDNLSKETVDATENVASAVKRRATVRDEEDEPTAATPAPMKNKRKATITEESPAKLQKTPSSSAKSLFEKIANKPAASPVPVKAAEKNAANGRLSRSVFTSLKPPANGVSNGNIFGYLSDASSAKNSGIEADAESESESDNDEEVEESQEAGQSDEPSGASDASPQVGSNLFNTKPSTAFGTGVSSAAGTRESTPGRSLFERITKGQDGQPVRADENAEEVIPKAPASSLNQTWNPTSTPLKFAPAAAPSTTQNGSLFGKPASAPAGSIFAPKSTAPSNIFGVSKQDQSSKANTPLSETDVTGGESDKENDSQPAKKLFSEPKVAALPSTTAAPLFGFKPAAAEPVKPAATTTSLFGAIGSSDATSKLFGDVKTSIPSAPTSALFAPKKESEKPKGNSLFALFGIKPAETPAPAAAPAPATSLFGTASSAPPATTAPAMSSNFFTSEPDQSTPAPTTTNLFGAASSAPTTSLFGASSSVPSKKDPSPSATTQPASAPLFSFGTSAGPKPTETSQAAAKSLFGAPKSPPAASSSLFAGSPMKQDAASPAKKQFGLGTDTSAPPPVFSFGSTGASSGSSNLFGNPAPSAPTPAPLFGATPSSAQSGSGDSNGGSFNFNFGSGAVAPASTGSFNNPFSSGNTGGAPAPASAPAPVFSFGSSAQPGGGSGSSGGSGMFQFGNGTGSQPSQASTPLFGGASATTPSVPSFTATGPSSQPSTSMFSFGASSQPSSGFNLAPPAGGSSTTGTNSPFNLGGGSSLATTPAGGTPEPSAQLKTNTSAAENNDEEGEKHEQISLTEGVEKDEEVLHEVRAKVLKFVPAGEASESEEKKSKSPWATKGVGSLRLLKHKETNNVRLLLRAEPRGNVAMNRSVLPDLSYKADEKYVKMTTSNDTGDGLETWMIQVKTKDMAKALAESLETHKALNKK; encoded by the exons ATGGTGACCTTCGCCCTCCCCGGCGAATACGACGGCGCGGATGTTGCCAACGGCACTCCCAAGTCACGTCCTCCTCTACCCTTTGCGAAGCGCACTTACGTCGCGACGCCCTATGCCAACAAGCGCCTGTCAACGTCTGCGGCTTCATCGCGCAAGCTGCTGATTACGCGCGATGAGACGATGAGCCAAGACCCTGTGTCCTCGTCACGCAACAACCTCTTCAGAGCAACAGCCGTCGAGAGCCCTCCGACAAGCACCACCTTCTCTCCCACCAATCTCCCCCAGAGCACGATGAAGAAAGTTTTTGCTCCTGGCGTGACGCCCATGTCAAATCGCGTTTATCGCGAGAACACTGCTCGCGCGACGCCGCGCGGTTTGGCTGCTAACTCGTCAGACAAGGAGCTGTTCAACATGCGAATCTCATCGCCTCCTCCGGAGCTGACTGGCGAAGTCCTGGCGAACAAGGTTCCAAAGGACTGGAATTCTAAGGGATCCATCTACGCCGATCAGTTCTTGGCTCATCTCTGCCCTCCAAacctcgacgacgagcagCGTCGCCAGTTCTTCTGCATTCTCGATCTACGTCGACTGAAATATGCCGCCAACGAGAtcttcaccaagaagagctggaagctCAACATCATGAACTTTGCCAAGGAGTTCGAAAAGAGTCGGTCTATCATCCTGCTCCGATATGGACTTTACGAGTTCCAGAGCGTCAAGCCATCAAAGGAAGTTCTCAAGAGATGGCGACGGGAGCATGGCTTGCCCGATCCCGTGGAAGAGGCAgacgaggaggctgctgaggctcTGGACGGCACGCCAAGCAAACCAGCGActgccaagaagcgcaaggctgaTGACAACTTGTCAAAGGAGACTGTTGATGCTACTGAGAATGTGGCCTCGGCGGTCAAGCGAAGGGCCACCGtcagagatgaagaagacgagccTACTGCCGCTACCCCAGCTCCtatgaagaacaagagaaaagccACCATTACCGAAGAGTCACCCGCCAAGCTGCAAAagacgccttcttcttccgccaagTCGCTctttgagaagattgccaacaAGCCGGCTGCAAGCCCCGTCCCCGTCAAGGCAGCTGAGAAGAATGCTGCCAACGGTAGACTTTCTCGCTCAGTTTTCACTAGCTTGAAGCCCCCGGCCAACGGCGtcagcaacggcaacatcTTTGGCTACCTTTCCGATGCTAGCTCTGCCAAGAACAGCGGAAtcgaggctgatgctgagaGCGAAAGCGAGTCTgacaatgacgaagaagtCGAAGAAAGCCAGGAAGCCGGTCAGAGCGACGAACCTAGCGGTGCTAGTGACGCTTCCCCTCAAGTTGGATCCAACCTGTTTAACACTAAGCCATCAACCGCCTTTGGCACTGGTGTCTCTAGTGCTGCAGGTACCCGCGAGAGCACTCCGGGACGCAGCCTGTTCGAACGCATTACCAAGGGTCAAGATGGACAGCCCGTTCGGGCTGATGAGAATGCAGAGGAGGTCATCCCCAAGGCCCCAGCATCATCCTTGAACCAGACCTGGAATCCCACCAGCACCCCCCTCAAGTTTgcgcctgctgctgctccttcTACTACTCAGAACGGCTCGCTCTTTGGTAAACCAGCCTCTGCTCCCGCTGGCTCCATCTTCGCACCAAAGAGCACCGCACCATCCAACATCTTCGGCGTGTCTAAGCAAGACCAGAGCTCCAAGGCCAACACTCCTCTTTCAGAGACTGACGTGACTGGCGGAGAGTCTGATAAGGAAAACGACTCCCAGCctgccaagaagctgtttTCTGAACCCAAGGTGGCTGCTCTAcccagcaccaccgccgctCCGCTGTTTGGTTTCAAGCCCGCTGCAGCCGAGCCCGTCAAGCCCGCAGCGACCACTACCAGTCTCTTTGGCGCTATTGGAAGCTCTGATGCAACCTCTAAGCTGTTTGGTGATGTCAAGACATCAATCCCTTCGGCGCCTACCTCCGCTCTCTTTGCTCCCAAGAAGGAGAGTGAGAAGCCCAAGGGCAACAGCCTGTTTG CTCTCTTCGGCATCAAGCCGGCAGAGACGCCTGCTCCCGCTGCCGCTCCCGCCCCCGCTACCAGCCTCTTTGGCACTGCGTCTTCAGCTCCTCCTGCAACGACCGCTCCCGCTATGTCGTCCAACTT TTTCACTTCTGAGCCTGACCAGTCAACGCCCGCTCCCACTACCACCAACTTGTTTGGCGCTGCTTCATCGGCCCCAACAACTTCCCTTTTCGGCGCCTCAAGCTCTGTGCCCTCTAAGAAGGATCCTTCCCCCTCTGCCACAACTCAGCCCGCGTCTGCGCCTCTGTTTAGCTTTGGCACGTCCGCAGGCCCCAAACCCACTGAAACTTCTCAGGCCGCTGCCAAATCCCTGTTTGGTGCTCCAAAGTCCCCTCCCGCTGCGTCTTCCAGCTTGTTCGCTGGAAGTCCGATGAAACAGGATGCGGCATCACCTGCTAAGAAGCAGTTTGGTCTCGGCACTGATACTTCGGCCCCTCCTCCGGTGTTCAGCTTCGGCTCAACTGGCGCAAGCTCAGGTTCATCAAACTTGTTTGGTAACCCTGCGCCTTCTGCGCCTACTCCGGCTCCTCTCTTTGGCGCCACTCCTTCAAGTGCCCAATCGGGATCTGGAGACAGCAACGGTGgcagcttcaacttcaactttggATCTGGAGCAGTAGCACCCGCCTCTACAGGCAGCTTCAACAACCCTTTCTCATCTGGCAACACTGGGGGAGCCCCGGCTCCGGCATCAGCTCCCGCACCCGTGTTCTCCTTTGGTTCTTCCGCTCAGCCAGGAGGAGGATCTGGTAGCTCTGGCGGCTCTGGAATGTTCCAGTTTGGCAACGGCACCGGAAGTCAGCCCTCTCAAGCATCAACGCCCTTGTTTGGCGGCGCCTCGGCCACGACTCCCAGCGTGCCATCTTTCACTGCCACGGGGCCTTCAAGTCAACCATCGACTTCCATGTTCTCCTTTGGAGCAAGCAGCCAGCCTTCCTCCGGGTTCAACCTCGCGCCGCCAGCCGGTGGATCCTCGACCACCGGGACAA ACTCTCCATTCAACCTCGGGGGAGGCTCTAGCTTGGCAACCACACCAGCTGGCGGGACGCCGGAACCATCGGCCCAACTGAAGACGAACACCAGCGCTGCTGAAAACAACgacgaggagggcgagaagcaTGAGCAGATCAGCCTGACCGAAGGCGttgagaaggatgaagaagtcCTACACGAGGTTCGCGCAAAGGTGCTGAAGTTTGTCCCTGCAGGGGAAGCGTCCGagagtgaggagaagaagtccAAGAGCCCCTGGGCTACTAAGGGTGTTGGATCCCTGCGTCTGTTGAAGCACAAGGAAACCAACAATGTGCGTCTGCTCTTGCGAGCAGAGCCCAGAGGCAACGTCGCGATGAACCGCTCCGTACTGCCAGATTTATCGTACAAGGCGGATGAGAAGTATGTGAAAATGACTACGTCGAATGACACGGGTGACGGCCTCGAGACCTGGATGATCCAGGTGAAGACAAAAGACATGGCCAAGGCGCTGGCTGAATCGTTGGAGACGCACAAGGCGTTAAACAAGAAATAA
- a CDS encoding CASC3/Barentsz eIF4AIII binding domain-containing protein, with amino-acid sequence MAAAPRRRKLIGQRRRVEDEGDDEGRPETLELDDDSLTEGSVISDDHDGADDSDTSNIDEVSPTSPNARKSANGTAKGAGHRAARAGAQGDGNKSVSDTELMLHGLSIADRPDSAQELQFDEVTPSPPKSPSAPVIVSSSSAMRSQPGQPANRRRQEHEDYKRRRDEDPAFVPNRGSFFMHDHRHPGPAANGFRPFGRGRGRGGGRGGIGGPFAPMNNQMHHPADPTTNSPWTHDMHETVADVIPRRPRQAPHEEGPPNGNGFIPTCEPSATPINRTLSTEKHIGNAQVRVILPTVAISKVFPGFPVKQYTKLPDHRPPLRRDKPVRISLPNHPPRYIFPASDRSFTFIPRALRPNQQRLRGKPRYYGGSIYSPSAAVSRRSSIVVHDREAIFSPTGSIISRPAPQADTRPVVRLPPAPQTFNMPPVGVEVPVGQSDPMLMAGQEASIVDMPQPQTHPLPQKPNFQENFPASIPMHQPRPQKNISVAGIESPTMSQNGPGFQQAFHQQVPVQMANGYQDSHARRPSYSTHVSTGTPLSQIPERAIHAAPFQPNTYGQTAYYGGQPYQPHPQQGYYYPHGYSGPSMPASAVTAPPFVPQGQPGMPGSFTPQNPMEQPGVNVTGPPAPPNTNLVAQEVNGMVYYYDASQLPSVNPYQSYPASQPYQPSVMGMGGMVTPSPDGFYYPQPAPGMVYYSQ; translated from the exons ATGGCCGCTGCCCCCCGACGTAGAAAGCTCATCGGCCAACGACGCCGAgtcgaggacgagggcgACGATGAGGGCCGTCCGGagacgctggagctggatgacGACTCCCTGACCGAGGGCTCCGTCATCTCCGACGACCACGATGGAGCTGATGATAGCGACACCAGCAACATCGACGAGGTGTCACCCACCTCACCCAACGCGCGGAAGTCTGCCAACGGCACCGCAAAGGGGGCCGGCCACAGAGCCGCCAGGGCTGGTGCTCAGGGAGATGGCAACAAGTCTGTGTCGGATACCGAGCTGATGCTTCATGGCCTGTCCATTGCGGATCGGCCGGACTCTGCACAGGAGCTACAGTTCGACGAGGTGACGCCGTCGCCACCCAAGTCGCCCTCTGCTCCTGTCATTGTTAGCTCCTCGTCTGCCATGCGGTCTCAGCCTGGGCAACCAGCCAATCGACGCCGACAAGAGCACGAGGATTACAAGCGCCGGAGGGACGAGGACCCGGCCTTTGTGCCCAACCGGGGCTCCTTCTTCATGCATGATCATCGGCATCCGGGGCCGGCCGCGAATGGCTTCAGGCCGTTTGGAAGAGGTCGGGGCAGAGGTGGTGGTCGCGGTGGCATCGGGGGCCCTTTTGCTCCAATGAA TAACCAGATGCACCACCCCGCCGATCCGACCACAAACTCCCCATGGACGCACGACATGCACGAGACTGTCGCAGACGTGATCCCACGTCGCCCTCGGCAAGCACCTCATGAGGAGGGACCGCCTaacggcaatggcttcatcCCCACGTGCGAGCCCAGTGCTACTCCCATCAACAGAACCTTGTCGACTGAGAAACACATCGGCAACGCTCAAGTCCGCGTCATTCTGCCTACGGTGGCCATCTCGAAGGTGTTTCCTGGCTTCCCGGTCAAGCAGTACACGAAGCTGCCCGACCACCGCCCGCCCCTGCGTAGGGACAAGCCGGTTCGCATCTCCCTGCCGAACCATCCTCCGAGATACATCTTCCCCGCTTCGGACCGATCGTTCACCTTCATCCCCCGTGCATTACGCCCCAATCAGCAGCGACTTAGAGGTAAGCCCCG CTACTATGGTGGAAGCATATACTCCCCCAGTGCTGCCGTCAGCAGGCGGTCATCCATCGTGGTGCACGATAGGGAGGCCATATTTTCGCCTACCGGGTCCATCATCTCCCGCCCCGCACCACAAGCCGATACCAGGCCTGTGGTCCGTCTACCTCCGGCTCCGCAAACATTCAATATGCCGCCTGTTGGAGTTGAGGTGCCTGTAGGCCAATCGGACCCAATGTTGATGGCCGGACAGGAGGCTTCGATCGTCGACATGCCCCAGCCACAAACACATCCCCTTCCGCAGAAGCCCAATTTCCAGGAGAACTTCCCAGCATCGATCCCAATGCACCAGCCTCGCCCTCAGAAGAACATTTCTGTTGCGGGCATCGAGTCGCCAACGATGTCGCAGAATGGCCCGGGCTTCCAGCAAGCCTTCCACCAGCAAGTTCCCGTGCAGATGGCAAACGGATACCAGGACTCGCACGCTCGCCGGCCTTCATACTCAACCCATGTCTCGACCGGCACGCCTCTGTCCCAAATCCCAGAGCGGGCTATACACGCCGCGCCGTTCCAGCCCAACACGTATGGTCAAACGGCCTACTATGGCGGCCAGCCGTAccagcctcatcctcaacagGGATACTACTATCCGCATGGCTACTCTGGCCCAAGCATGCCCGCCTCTGCTGTCACCGCACCTCCATTCGTCCCCCAGGGACAGCCGGGCATGCCTGGAAGCTTTACACCTCAGAATCCAATGGAGCAGCCAGGTGTCAACGTGACGGGGCCACCGGCACCCCCCAATACAAACCTCGTGGCCCAGGAAGTCAATGGCATGGTTTACTATTATGATGCTTCTCAGCTGCCGTCGGTAAACCCTTACCAGTCGTACCCTGCCTCACAGCCATATCAGCCTAGCGTGATGGGAATGGGTGGAATGGTGACTCCCAGCCCCGACGGCTTCTACTACCCTCAGCCCGCGCCGGGCATGGTCTATTACTCACAATAG